In Methanosarcinales archaeon, a genomic segment contains:
- a CDS encoding ATP-binding protein, producing the protein MNHPNLIKTGKSNTVEFKEKFDERTIESAVAFANTAEGCLIIKAEVPR; encoded by the coding sequence ATGAACCACCCAAACCTCATCAAAACCGGAAAATCCAACACCGTCGAATTCAAAGAAAAATTCGATGAACGGACCATCGAATCAGCAGTAGCTTTCGCCAATACAGCTGAAGGATGCTTAATAATCAAAGCGGAGGTGCCACGATGA